One Lacunisphaera limnophila DNA window includes the following coding sequences:
- a CDS encoding MBL fold metallo-hydrolase, which yields MLIRIKGAISNCYLLLGERPVLVDTGAPGDLKRILAGLKAHGLAPADLALILLTHGHSNHAGCAAELQRRSGVHVALHVGDAELARTGHNGVLAPQDILGRVLRPFVDEPFEPFEPGLLFRDGFSLEPYGVKGRVLATPGHTAGSASVVLASGEAIIGDVLRGSFVWPNKSRPHWFCRDPESNTRSIVRLAREGLLRCHPGVFGSFPGTELGQYLRTDTGEVMALSGEPV from the coding sequence ATGCTGATCCGGATCAAGGGCGCCATTTCCAACTGCTACCTGCTGCTCGGCGAGCGGCCGGTGCTGGTGGACACCGGCGCGCCGGGCGACCTCAAGCGCATCCTCGCCGGCCTCAAGGCCCATGGCCTGGCCCCGGCGGACCTCGCCCTGATTCTCCTCACCCACGGCCACAGCAACCACGCGGGCTGTGCGGCGGAACTGCAGCGCCGCAGCGGCGTCCACGTCGCCCTGCACGTCGGCGACGCCGAGCTCGCCCGCACCGGTCACAACGGCGTGCTGGCGCCCCAGGACATCCTCGGCCGCGTGCTGCGTCCCTTCGTGGACGAGCCCTTCGAACCCTTCGAACCCGGCCTGCTTTTCCGGGACGGTTTTTCGCTGGAGCCCTACGGGGTGAAGGGCCGCGTGCTCGCCACCCCCGGCCACACCGCCGGCTCCGCCTCGGTGGTGCTCGCGTCGGGCGAGGCGATCATCGGCGACGTGCTGCGCGGCAGCTTCGTCTGGCCCAACAAGTCGCGCCCCCACTGGTTCTGCCGCGACCCCGAGTCCAACACCCGCAGCATCGTGCGCCTCGCCCGCGAGGGCCTGCTGCGCTGCCACCCCGGCGTCTTCGGCAGTTTCCCGGGCACGGAGCTCGGCCAGTACCTCCGCACCGACACGGGCGAGGTCATGGCGCTGTCGGGCGAGCCGGTTTAG
- a CDS encoding AMP nucleosidase: METKQQIVANWLPRYTGVALKQFGRYILLTNFDRYVELFAQWHRVPVHGRHKPMLSATAGNISIINFGMGSATAATVMDLLSAINPKAVLFLGKCGGVKHRARIGDLILPIAAIRGEGTSNDYFPPEVPALPSFALQKAISTTIREHKKDYWTGTVYTTNRRVWEHDKIFKTYLKKIRAMAVDMETATIFITAFANETPAGALLLVSDEPMTPQGVKTAVSDKAVDDAHVISHLRIGLDSLKQLINKGVTVKHLKF, from the coding sequence ATGGAGACCAAACAACAAATCGTCGCCAACTGGCTGCCCCGCTACACCGGCGTGGCCCTCAAGCAGTTCGGCCGCTACATCCTGCTCACGAACTTCGACCGCTACGTTGAGCTCTTCGCCCAGTGGCACCGCGTGCCCGTCCACGGCCGCCACAAGCCCATGCTCAGCGCCACCGCGGGCAACATCTCGATCATCAACTTCGGCATGGGCAGCGCCACCGCCGCCACGGTCATGGACCTGCTGAGCGCCATCAACCCCAAGGCCGTCCTCTTCCTCGGCAAGTGCGGCGGCGTGAAGCACCGCGCCCGCATCGGCGACCTCATCCTCCCCATCGCCGCCATCCGCGGCGAGGGCACGAGCAACGACTACTTCCCGCCCGAGGTCCCCGCCCTGCCCTCCTTCGCGCTGCAGAAGGCCATCTCCACCACCATCCGCGAGCACAAGAAGGACTACTGGACCGGCACCGTCTACACCACCAACCGCCGCGTCTGGGAACACGACAAGATCTTCAAGACCTACCTCAAGAAGATCCGCGCCATGGCCGTCGACATGGAGACCGCCACCATCTTCATCACCGCTTTCGCCAACGAGACGCCCGCCGGCGCCCTGCTCCTCGTCTCCGACGAGCCCATGACCCCGCAGGGTGTGAAGACCGCGGTCAGCGACAAGGCCGTCGACGACGCCCACGTCATCTCCCACCTGCGCATCGGCCTCGATTCCCTGAAGCAGCTCATCAACAAGGGCGTCACGGTGAAGCACCTGAAGTTCTGA
- a CDS encoding alkaline phosphatase D family protein, whose translation MTTLRRPAHRLLFVLGLLASIFGLPSAALAAPSIISGPMLGYRAHREVFLWVEAKEAQTVTLDYWLAGQPATKRTLTQANPAVTPAGGQIIHFRPGLLEPGARYEYTLSLDGVAQALPFPATFQTQALWEWRTPAPDFKFVTGSCAYINDPAFDRPGTPYGKTTRTFELMGDSGADFAVWLGDNWYYREPDYDSVSGLWYRPQHDRAIPEMRKLLGTMHHYATWDDHDYGPNDSNSSYEYKDEALKIFRAYWGNPSYGEADNPGVHTKFYWSDAAFFLLDNHYHRDAATLNQDLHPGKSQYGRKQLEWLKQSLIAAKELKHFKFFFIATGNQMLQVRTGAESHQEYRREREELLAFIREQEITGVVFLTGDVHHSGLYRRQLAKDGPWVYEITASPFSSGSWDVEKSNKATDPYLVKDSLVGDQNFTTVEVRGPKDARELVITCIDKQGVTRFTHTVPLADLQ comes from the coding sequence ATGACAACGCTCCGCCGCCCCGCCCACCGGTTGCTTTTCGTCCTCGGTTTGCTGGCCTCGATCTTCGGCCTGCCGTCCGCCGCCCTGGCCGCGCCGTCGATCATCTCCGGCCCCATGCTGGGCTACCGGGCCCACCGCGAGGTGTTCCTCTGGGTTGAGGCCAAGGAGGCGCAGACCGTCACACTCGACTACTGGCTCGCCGGCCAGCCGGCGACCAAACGCACGCTCACGCAGGCCAACCCCGCCGTCACACCCGCCGGCGGCCAGATCATCCACTTCCGCCCGGGCCTGCTCGAGCCGGGGGCCCGTTACGAGTACACGCTCAGCCTCGACGGCGTGGCGCAGGCCCTCCCATTCCCCGCCACCTTCCAGACGCAGGCCCTGTGGGAATGGCGCACACCGGCCCCTGATTTCAAATTCGTCACCGGCTCCTGCGCCTACATCAACGACCCCGCGTTCGACCGCCCGGGCACGCCCTACGGCAAGACCACCCGCACCTTCGAGCTGATGGGTGACAGCGGCGCCGACTTTGCCGTCTGGCTCGGCGACAACTGGTATTACCGCGAGCCCGACTACGACTCGGTCAGCGGCCTCTGGTACCGCCCGCAGCACGACCGCGCGATCCCCGAGATGCGGAAACTTCTCGGCACGATGCACCACTACGCCACGTGGGACGACCATGACTACGGCCCGAACGACTCGAATTCTTCCTACGAGTACAAGGACGAGGCCCTGAAGATCTTCCGGGCCTACTGGGGCAATCCCTCGTACGGCGAAGCGGACAACCCCGGCGTCCACACCAAGTTCTACTGGAGCGACGCCGCCTTCTTCCTCCTCGACAACCATTATCACCGCGACGCCGCCACGCTCAACCAGGACCTCCATCCCGGGAAATCCCAGTATGGGCGCAAGCAGCTCGAGTGGCTCAAACAGTCGCTCATCGCCGCCAAGGAGCTGAAGCACTTCAAATTCTTCTTCATCGCGACGGGCAACCAGATGCTGCAGGTCCGCACCGGCGCCGAGTCGCACCAGGAATACCGCCGCGAGCGCGAGGAACTCCTCGCCTTCATCCGCGAGCAGGAGATCACCGGCGTCGTGTTTCTCACGGGTGATGTCCACCACTCCGGCCTCTACCGCCGCCAGCTGGCCAAGGACGGCCCCTGGGTCTACGAGATCACGGCCTCCCCCTTCTCCAGCGGTTCCTGGGACGTGGAGAAAAGCAACAAGGCCACCGATCCCTACCTCGTGAAGGACTCCCTCGTCGGCGACCAGAATTTCACCACCGTCGAGGTCCGCGGCCCCAAGGACGCCCGCGAGCTGGTCATCACCTGCATCGACAAGCAGGGCGTCACCCGCTTCACGCACACGGTGCCGCTGGCCGATTTGCAGTAA
- a CDS encoding TonB-dependent receptor, which yields MRLPLRPRSLLPLIALLATGLRADEVQQLPDMVVERPVTRDVQVSLVELAPTAEPAAGLAALALRTAGLSVSDAGARGFGAITTLRGLGNTPYFSDSSVPVYLDDIPLATGFTFPTDLYDFSSVAVHRGPQAATLFGRAGDAGVIHFTSARPAAGTRSRATFSAGNHGLLAASASVQSAPSADTEISAGLSASQRDGYVRNTQLNQDVDDRESVSARLKLTHRPVAGTELSFHVLGQRARDGAQALVPLGGPYHEVQRGQEGVADTDFAAAALGFSRDLDAGTLSTTTSWSNWEMNPYSNRLVVFGGADFDSVVTQSQRTFSEEIRFAGPRGSGGAFWSTSRTRGSADRVFSGFPIEQSRYTTDADTFALFGRANFTPAPGWTLTPGLRAEQTDKDFTRIETIPGSAVIRRDDDWSAFLPSLAATRKIDDATDLTLSLARGFKAGGYSGFTGHADLAAFGAQRAWTAEAAYRTTFKESHLATTARAYASRVTGYQIERSFAVPGSFADEYLVVNAGEARVLGLELESSWNPAADWTVTLVGSISHAELEEFTDPFTGATYSGNRAPYAPSGNGALRVDYRPATGFFAGAGLSWTGTTYYDEQETAFLAQRSYTLVEADAGYAFAAGEVRLFGRNLGDEEYYSSITPGVGHGTPGAPLTWGVELSVSW from the coding sequence ATGAGACTGCCCCTCCGTCCCCGTTCCCTCCTGCCGTTAATCGCCCTCCTCGCCACCGGCCTCCGCGCCGACGAGGTGCAACAGCTCCCCGACATGGTCGTCGAGCGCCCCGTCACCCGCGACGTCCAGGTCAGCCTGGTGGAACTGGCGCCGACGGCCGAACCCGCCGCCGGGCTCGCCGCCCTCGCCCTCCGCACCGCCGGCCTGTCCGTCAGCGACGCCGGCGCCCGTGGCTTCGGCGCCATCACGACCCTGCGCGGCCTGGGCAACACCCCGTACTTCAGCGATTCGTCGGTCCCGGTCTACCTCGACGACATCCCGCTCGCCACCGGTTTCACCTTCCCCACCGACCTCTACGATTTCTCCTCCGTCGCCGTCCACCGCGGGCCGCAGGCCGCCACCCTCTTCGGCCGCGCCGGCGACGCCGGCGTGATCCACTTCACCAGCGCCCGCCCCGCCGCCGGCACCCGGTCCCGTGCCACCTTCTCCGCGGGCAACCACGGCCTCCTCGCCGCCAGCGCCTCCGTGCAGAGCGCGCCAAGCGCCGACACCGAGATCAGCGCGGGGCTCAGCGCCAGCCAGCGCGACGGCTACGTCCGCAACACCCAGCTCAACCAGGACGTGGACGACCGCGAATCCGTCTCCGCCCGCCTCAAGCTCACCCACCGGCCCGTCGCCGGCACGGAGCTCTCCTTCCACGTGCTGGGCCAGCGCGCCCGTGACGGCGCCCAGGCGCTGGTGCCGCTCGGCGGCCCCTACCATGAGGTACAGCGCGGCCAGGAAGGCGTGGCCGACACCGACTTCGCCGCCGCCGCCCTCGGCTTCAGCCGCGACCTTGACGCCGGTACACTCAGCACCACGACCAGCTGGTCGAACTGGGAAATGAATCCCTACTCCAACCGCCTCGTCGTCTTCGGCGGCGCCGACTTCGATTCCGTGGTCACGCAATCGCAACGCACCTTCAGCGAGGAGATCCGCTTCGCCGGACCGCGCGGCTCGGGCGGCGCGTTCTGGTCGACCTCCCGCACGCGCGGCAGTGCCGACCGCGTGTTCAGCGGCTTCCCCATCGAGCAGTCGCGCTACACGACCGACGCCGACACTTTCGCCCTCTTCGGCCGGGCGAACTTCACCCCCGCCCCCGGCTGGACCCTCACCCCCGGCCTGCGCGCCGAACAGACGGACAAGGACTTCACGCGCATCGAGACCATCCCCGGCTCCGCCGTGATCCGCCGCGATGACGACTGGTCGGCCTTCCTGCCGAGCCTCGCCGCCACCCGGAAGATTGACGACGCCACCGACCTCACCCTGTCCCTCGCCCGCGGCTTCAAGGCCGGCGGTTACTCCGGCTTCACCGGCCACGCCGACCTCGCGGCCTTTGGCGCCCAGCGCGCCTGGACCGCGGAGGCCGCCTACCGGACGACGTTCAAGGAATCCCACCTCGCCACCACCGCCCGGGCCTACGCCTCGCGCGTCACCGGGTACCAGATCGAGCGTTCCTTCGCCGTCCCGGGTTCCTTCGCCGATGAATACCTCGTGGTCAACGCCGGCGAGGCGCGCGTCCTGGGCCTCGAGCTGGAATCCAGCTGGAACCCCGCCGCCGACTGGACCGTGACGCTCGTTGGCTCCATCAGCCACGCCGAACTGGAGGAGTTCACCGATCCGTTCACCGGCGCAACCTACTCCGGCAACCGCGCGCCCTACGCTCCTTCCGGCAATGGCGCGCTGCGCGTCGACTACCGCCCGGCCACGGGTTTCTTCGCCGGCGCCGGCCTCAGCTGGACCGGCACCACGTACTACGACGAGCAGGAGACCGCCTTCCTGGCCCAGCGCTCGTACACGCTGGTCGAGGCCGACGCAGGGTACGCCTTCGCCGCGGGCGAGGTGCGACTCTTCGGCCGCAACCTCGGCGACGAGGAATATTACAGCTCCATCACCCCCGGCGTCGGCCACGGCACCCCCGGCGCTCCGCTCACCTGGGGCGTGGAGCTGAGCGTGAGCTGGTAA